Part of the Lolium rigidum isolate FL_2022 chromosome 6, APGP_CSIRO_Lrig_0.1, whole genome shotgun sequence genome, TTGGCAACACTAAATAATCATATGGTTCAATGGAGCATGGCTAAACAACAAATAGCGATTGCACAgcaagaaatttctacaagactAAACTCACCTCGAGGTGGACGAACTGAATAGAAAACCCTAGCTAGGTTCAGGTGTCCATGCGTAGATCTTGCTGCGCGGCGAGGACCAAGCAGCAAGCGGCGGGGGAGAAATGAGGCAGCGAACTTCCCAGCTGAGAGAGATGGGTAAAGGAATGGGGAATTCGATTGCTGTACCTGTACGATTGGTGTGAGAGCAATAATGTGTAGGGGCTTTGTATAAAGTGCAGGTTGGCTCAGTGGTAGGGAGACCGGACCACTCGTAACTGATCCAACGGTTCTGGCGGTATTTGCAGATTTGCAGAAACTGATGCATTTTCAGGTGATACGTTCCCCAGCTTGTACCTGCATAGAAAAACCAGATGACCACCTGGTACCATAGAAATGTGAACTAAGAACACCGGTTCATAACAGACCTCTCGTAAAGATGCACATAGCCTATGTACTTTCTTAATCGCTTTCTGACATGTTTACATGAGAGGCCTAGcagagtagcagtagtaaaaaaaTAATTACCAGTAAACATGTTACTGACTTACACTGATCACTCCCTAGGTGCAACCTCAGGTCGAGCCCTGCCATATAACTTCCATAAAGAGCAATAGTGGCAAGCAAAGTTATGAAACATCCCGacgagaagaaaaaaaaagggggtACATAACTGTTGTTTCCTAAAAAAAAATGGTTGCTTCAACAAACCATCTGCAAATAATTGGCATAAAATAATGGCTATGCGGAACTGTTTCTGTTGATTAGTTTTCAAATTATATCATGTCTGGTAATTGGGAATACCTACTGTTCCTCTTTTTTGCTTCACATCCCAGCTTCTCTTTACTGAAAGCCAACAGGATCATCACGAAACTACTAACTGGAGACTCCTGTTTACCATGACGGCCTGCGACAATAACAATAAATATTGGAACCTAGCTTGACAGGTACAAATCAATGTCAATTCTGACAAAATAACATGTACACGTGTGCAGGTGAACCGTGTCGTCAGTTGCCTATCCTCACAATTGTAGATTCATTCTTAGCACCCTATGATGTGTGATGGCAGTGATCCATTTGATTACTGTGTATTTCCTTCCCATATAACTTTACTGCTCTAGTACAATTAATAATTACAGACTTACAGCATAGTTCTTCAATTCCATAATCTGTTAGGGAATCAAGCTTATCTAGTGTCTGCCATAAGAAAATTCCTGCCAGTTATTTCTCATTTATCAATTGATCTCATATACCCCGTGTATGAAACTACTCCCTTTTTTGGCACAATGTTTCACGAAAAATGGGGCGCAGGATCCTTCAGGCAAATTTATCAGGCCTATAATATAACACATTTTGTTCCTACTCGGCCATTCAGGCATCTTCTTGCAGTTTGTATAGAATGAAGGGAGATTTTGAAGCCGTGATGCTTTGAACAGGGAGAGGTGACGTGTGAACTGATGATAAAAGATAGTCATTAAATAATTGCAAGGAGCTCCTCCCCGTTGATTAGCTGAAAATCAGTTGAGGACTGTATGATGTCTAGCTCTAATGTACATTTTTTGTCCGACTACGTCGACATTTCGATTAGTTTACAGACTTCAAGATCTGGAGGAAATGATGCCTATGGTGTGCACCTACCGATAAACGCCTTAGTAACTCTAGCCCTTGCAAACAATAATTAGTTTTACAGTTATGACAAACTTCCTGCTGTTTTTCAGAAATAAGGGAAGATTTTGAACATATGCAATTTACAATAGGGAGAGGCGCGGTATGCACTGATGATACAAGGTACAGTCATTCAATAATTGCAAGGATCTATTTTATGTCGATTAGGCTGTATCCTTTTTTCAATCTTTCTTCTCTTTAATAACATGCAAGCAGAAAAAACATGGGCCATAAGAGTGTGTAGTGTTTCATTGCACATGTCAGGGTATTTTACTGATCAGTAGCCTTGATACACAGTTTTTTCAGATTGCGTTGATGTTTTGGATTAGTATACAGATTAGAAGATGTAGAGGAAGTAATACCTGGTGTGTGAATTCAAATAGACACATAGTTACTCTATCTCTTGAACTAGTAATTAATTTCAGAGCTCTGACCAGTTAGCATGTGTACTGGAGAGTGGCGCTATCTTTCAGTCCTTTTCTCTAATTGGGAAAATCAGACAAGAATGAAGAATAAGAAGTGGCTGATTTCCTGCCTAGAAGTATTACTTATGAGGCCATCCAGGTCCCATGCCAGATTTGATTTTCAACTATTCTAACTTCTAGATGATACGCATTGTGCAGACATCCAATCATTATTTTGTAGGAATCATTATGCTACTAACACTGTAGCGGACATATCAAGGCACAAGGCTCCTTGATAAATGATGATATGGTGGATTGTCACTTGCTTGGTGATGTCAATAAAAGATGTTGACAAATTgcattgtaggcatatacattcagGTTCCTGTTCTGTGATACTCCTCCTATACTAGTTGAGCTACAGCTCCTTGAAGACAGTAGGCCAAATAAAGAAAGCTCACTTGCATTTACATGATTGGcgagttaaatagtatgagattaTTCATAATATATTTTTCCCACTGAATCTTTACTGATTCATGTCTGCATAAAGAAATGCAACTTTCCTGTGGGTTAAAGTTACCCAAATTTACTACAGCCCGCTGTATACGTTTGCCAAAAAATAAGCTCTAGTTTACAGGGTCAGTGGCAATCTGAATAGTTACAATATGCCAGGCTTGCTGCAGCATAGAAAACACACTACTGGAAGGGCAGATATCTTCCAGAAACTTGatgccatattcaagttctaagaTCATAGCATGAACTGTTAACCATCACAGATTGGACATACATAATACATGATCTAACATAGATATCAAAAGAATTGGTATCtaacaagcaccttactcatgtcAACATcgtcagcagcagcagctgcggtTCGCATAGTGCACCCGTATGTTCCTACCATCAAGCACCTGAAAATCAAACAATTATCATCATGTAGGAAAGTTGTGTTAGCGAAAGGATAAAAACTTCATTAGGCGCAATATTATCCTGCAGGACTTGACAGCAGATGTATGGAACACATTTCACCTCATTGATCATCTTCTCCAACGCAGTGGCTGCTTCATTTTCCAAAGAGAACCTGACGAACCCATATCCTTTCGATCTCCCTGTCACCGGGTGGCATATCACTTTCACTGTCACACACATCCATCAGTTTTATTGGTCAATCTCTAATCAACCAAAATCACAGATCGACCACCAATAACAGAACAGATTGATCAGTACCTTCGACAACATCGCCGTGCTGAGAGAAAGTATCTTGAGAGCGATCTCGTTGGTGTCATAGGAGAGACCTGCAACTCAACATTCAGTGACACAAATAGCAGGGCATCAGGAAATCCTGAACTATATCAACCTCCACAATCttcctactccctccgatccatattaattgacttcaatatgaatatatctagaactaaaatgtgtctggatacatccatattagagtcaattaatatgaaccggagggagtaagtAGGTTTGTAAAATACAGGAAGCCTTACTGTTACAGCATCAAACAAAATGAGACCACAAACTAAACAGCAGGAGTATGCACAGACCTGTAACTCAAGTCAGTGGAACAAATACCAGGGCATCAACAAATCCTCAACCATATCAAAGTTCCCAATCTAGCATGAAACCAGAATTAATTCACAGATTCTTCCTAACAGTTACATTTCGGTTAAAACTGGACGAAGTCAGTGGAACAAATACCAGGGCATCAACAAATCCTCAACCATACATAGTTCCCAATTTAGCGTGAAACCAGAATTAGTTCACAGATTCTTCCAAACATTTACATTTCGGTCAAAACTGGAGGCAATATCTGCAGAAAAATCACCAGAATAACGCAATCAGATGCAGGAGGGTTCACAAACTAGAACTTCCTCTGGTCCAAAATACTAGTCCTAAAAATGAACGAATCTACAAGGTTGGTTAACAAAATCTACCATGCATCGCCATTGGATCTCAAAGAGAGAATAGATTCGACTCCAAACGACAACAAAATTGGCCAGAAACTGAATAAAAAGGGGGCAAGAGACAAACGAAATCGTACATGACACAAACAGTCTGGAGCATGAGAGAGTGGCGCTCTGATTCAGGAGCTTCTCGATTGGAATCGCAGCATGGATCGAGACTTTCCTTCTCAGATCAAATATCGTCTACTAACCTAGAAATAATCCCCAAATCCCTAGTAGGTACACTAGATTCACATCGCCCGATTTCATGCCGCCCTTGCTAGATGACAATTCGCACCCAACAAGAACAGAACAGATTGATCGGTACCTTCGACAACATCACCGTGctgagagaacttatccttgagagCGGTCTTGTTGGTATCATAGGAGAGACCTGCAACTCAACATTCAGTGGCACAAATAGCAGGCCATCAGGAAATCCTGAACTATATCACCATCCACAATCTAGCATGAAACCAGAATGATTTACACAGAATCTTCAAACCAGGTGGTTCACAAGCTAGCACGGAAATCATCTTCCTAACTAGGTTCGTAAAATACAGGAAGCCTTACTGTTACAGCATCAAACAAAATGAGACCACAAACTGAACAGCAGGAGTATGCACGGACCTGTAACTCAAGTCAGTGGAACAAATACCAGAGCATCAACAAATCCTCAACCATATCAAAGTTCCCAATCTAGCATGAAACCAGAATTAATTCACAGATTCTTCCTAACAGTTACATTTCGGTTAAAACTGGAGGAAGTCAGTGGAACAGATACCAGGGCAACAACAAATCCTCAACCATACCGTAGTTCCCAATCTAGCGTGAAACCAGAATTAATTCACAGATTCTTCCTAACATTTACATTTCGGTTGAAACTGGAGGCAATATTTGCAGAAAAAACACCAGAATAATGCAACCAGATGTAGGATGGTTCACACAATCTAGTACTTCCTCTGGTCCAAAATACTTGTCCTAAAAATGAGCGAATCTGCAAGGAAGGTTAACAAAATCTGCCATGCATCGCCATTGGATCTCAAAGAGAGAAGAGATTCGACTCCAAACGACAACAAAATTGGCCAGAAACTGAATGAAAAGGGGGCAAGAGACAAACGAAATCGTACATGACACAAACAGTCTGGAGCATGAGAGAGTGGCGCTCTGATTCAGGAGCTTCTCGATTGGAATCGCAGCATGGATCGAGACTTTCCTTCTCAGATCAAACATCGCCTACTAACATaaaaaaaaatccccaaatcCCTAAATACACTCGATTCACATCGCGCGATTCCATGCCACCCTTGCTAAATGACAATTTGCACCCAGATGAAGCTAATTATATCAATATCATCCTCAACAGTACGAAACAAAAACTGACAACTCGAGATCCAATCAAGTAAACAACATTTGGAACGCAGGAAATTCAGAGGACAGTTTGCCAACGCAGATAATCGATTCAGTTTTCAGATTCCATTAGCAAGAAACTCAACACGAAACAACCAGAGGTTGTCTTGGTGACACAGGATTACATACACCAATCTAACCGAAAACACACTACACCCTCTAGCACTGAGATGTTCCCTCCCACCACCTATTCATCACTGCTGGAAGCCTACGCCTTCTTGGGGGTCTTGACGGCAGTCTTCTTCTTGGGCGACTTGGGCGACTTCTCGGCCTTCTCCGCCTTCTCGGCGGCCTTCTTGGGGAGCAGGACGGAGTGGATGTTGGGGAGGACGCCGCCGTGGGCGATAGTGACTCCCGCCAGCAGCTTGCCGAGCTCCTGGTCGTTGCGGATGGCGAGCAGCAGGTGGCGCGGCACGAtgcgggacttcttgttgtccttGGCAGCGTTGCCGGCGAGCTCAAGGACCTGCGGGCGGAGAAGACGTGGGGGATCAGTCGAGTGAAACATAGAATTCAGGAAACCAGAGCGGGAATCGATTCGGGAGAGCGGGAAGTGGTGGTTGCGTACCTCGGCGGCGAGGTACTCGAGGACGGCGGCGAGGTAGACGGGGGCGCCGGAGCCGACGCGCTGCGCGTAGCGGCCCTTCTTGAGGAAGCGCCCGATgcggccgacggggaactggagcccGGCCTTGACGGAGCGGGTCACCGACTTCTTCCTGTCGCCTCCCTTCCTTCCGGCCATCTTCTCCGGCGAACTGGAACTGCTGCTCGGgatgcggcggcgggattggaatgGAGCGCGCGCtgatgctgtgtgtgtgtgcggTGAGATGGTTTGAGCGGGGAGGGCGGGGGATTTTATAGGAACCGGCGGTGAGCGGGCGGGAGGTCGATCCGCGTGATGTGGGGTGTCTGCCGTCGGATCTGGGAAGGACAGGCGGTGGGGATCGGCTCGGGGGACACGATCCGTGGGAGCGGCTGATGGACCAATCACAGCGCAGGAGTTTTCGATGGACTcccgcttcttcttcttttcgttTCGCTTCGTATCTTTTTCTTTTCGCGGTTTCTGGGTGTGTGAAATGAAGATGGAAAATTCGTGCGCGGCAATAGGGAAAATCCGAAATCTATTTCTTGTCTGGCCACCGTCCTAACTTACGGTGCGATTGGTAGGTTGCAGGTTTTTTTTTGAGCTTTCGGAGTCTATGCGCACGGGCTATGACAGGTGAAAATCAAACAAAAGCCAACTTCTATATTGAAGTCATTTCTTCTTTGGTGCTTCAATATGCTCTAAAAAAACTGAATAATATCATCATCAATATTAAATTCATCAGCAGTTTATTTTACTTTACCGCTTTTCTTATTCTACTTCTGTTTCACCTCCGCCTGCTAAATCAAATCCTGAAGTTTCTCTATTACGAAAAAATCTTTCCAAAAGTTTCCAACCTTGTGTGACACTGAATTTCATAAATGCCCACCCGAAATTAAATCAATTTCTCTTTTACACCTCTGGACTccggacatgccaaagtctatgccacagtttagacaagcttccttttgcatcactatagtcatgaaacattttactcatattcaacaccaatcaacttatttgaaatagctctcggGAGATGAAaagcaatatggaccagagagctaatcatacacaaataaagaatactaacgagctctggaaaaaattcaagtgaaacaacaagagctaaacgcagtaccagaaaactagaacactcgtagaacaataagagtgaaaactatagcgttctatgcaattaaaacggagcgtgtctctctcccacacaataatTCTATGATACAACCATAtgatacagcaaacaaaacaaacaaaactaaaaacaaaaaaaaatatgctccaaaaacaacacatagtgtatgaagcaataaaaatatagcgcatagagagatgacatgttgctttgttgatgaagagggaatgtcttgggcatcaccaagctttgacgcttgtacctcttcatTATTTCTTGGGATGTTGGAGCATCCCCAATCTTGAGCCtttatccattcttcatctcattgcatcattcttctctccctacacttgaaaaactTCATtcgtacaaaacttcacacaattctttattagcagcattagtacaatcaaaatagacAAATACACTTggcttcagttctaacatatatcaaacatctattaaagcattggATACTgcagcaacttcttcaaaaagctctctgctcaaaagaactcaaaaataaagagattaagaggcaaatgaaaatagtggcagaaatctattAAAACATAAtatcaggtaaagatcgatttttctgAAAAATCTCTGTTGCTCATATCGAAAGtagtcaactaacgaaagttagataataacctgggtcatatgcataaaaaattgcAGCTAAAAATTCCCCTCTGgatatttatacgaatttttatggtgacagtatagaatctgttttcaggacagcaacttccacaAATCTTACTttattcctattagaggctattcttagcacaaaaacaaaataaaaatgataagaagaggttagtacagaggtaataacttccaagactcaaaaaaataaaaattacaaaaataaaacaatgggttgtctcccataagcgcttttctttaacgtcttttagCTAGGCTTCATAGTTCTAATGATGCTCTCATGGAAAtataaaatgaagcaaaaggagcatcaagaagcaaatataaaacacatttaagtctaacccacttattGTGACGGGTTCTACaatcgaaggcagagtatgtcattgttttgataatgactaaggatgtttaagtcaaggagttctttgagaacttggtgtaatttcgacagtgtcagaactttgaagctatattgtgtgtgacaatattagtgacatattttagaccgcggaattaaggttccaccagaagactgaacatatatgattaatgccgactcctttggaaaatgagtgatgcgttgagacgcaaatgaattgcaaaatatatacgtttctgagcatgtcaggtccgttgactgaaacctctcccgtaagcaaaacatgataagcaccagaaggtcaaggtgttatatctttacaaatgtaaactagattattgactctagtgcaagtgggagactgttggagatatgcccaagaggcaataataaaatggttattataatatatctttgtgtttatgataaatatttgcataccatgctataattgtattaaccgaaacattgatacatgtgtgttatgtaaacaacaaggagtccctagtaagcctcttgtataactagcttgttgattaatagatgatcatggtttcgtgatcatgaacattggatgttgttaataacaaggttatgtcattgggtggatgatataatggacatacacccaaataagcgtagcataagatcaagtcattaagttcaaacttgctataagctttcgatacatagttacctagtccttcgaccatgagatcatgtaaatcacttacaccggaagggtactttgattacatcaagcgccactgcgtaaataggtggttataaagatgagattaagtattcggaaagtatgagttgaggcatatggatcaagagtgggatttgtccatcccgatgacggatagatatactctgggacctctcggtggaatgatatctaattagcttgcaagcatgtgactggttcacaagggatatcatatcacggtacgagtaaagagtacttatcggtaacaaggttgaactaggtatggagataccgacgatcaaacttcggataagtaaaatatcgcgtgacaaagggaatcggtatcgtatgtaattggttctttcgatcacgaagtcatcgttgaatatgtgggagctattatggatctctaggtcccgctattagttattgatcggagaggagtctcgatcatgtccgcataattctcgaatcgtagggtgacacacttaaggtttgatgtcgttttaagtagatatggaatatcgaatggagctcgaatgttgttcggagtcttgaatgggatccgagacatcacgaggaggttcggaatggtccggagaataagattcatttatgggaagtcattttccggggttcggaaaaagtccggtattTTGactggagcttctagaaggttttggaaggaccggaatagtctggaatattatggaaggttccggaagtgtctggGACGACCCGgtatgtctaaggaagtccggagggttccataataggtgcaaccacgttgccttaagggaaaagaagtctttccttaatgcaatttcggaattggcaaaagagtccgagtaggactaggttttcggaaccggaaacctattggaactcagtcaaacttgggggcaggtttatggacgacccaaggggcttgggcACCAATTTAAAGGGACCAAGGGGCACCCTAAGGGCACCTAAATTCGCAGCACaaccctgcgcccaaaccctagctactccctcctcctccttcttctcccgtagcgcttgcggcgaagccctgccggagatctccaccaccatcgtcaccatgccgtcgtgctagcgggattccgaggaggatctactacatctgctgcccgctggaacggggagaaggacgtcgtcatcaacaccgtacgtgtgaccgagtacggaggtgctgcccgattgtggcaccgtcaagatcttctacgcgcttttgaaagcggcaagtgatcgactacatccaccacgagatttatctcgttaaagcttagcgatcttcgagggtatgttgatcttcacctcgttcttaccatctactagattagatcttggcttgttattcgttcttgcggtaggaaactttttgttttctatgctacgaatcccatcaataaatactataaagctctctaattttgttgttattttccattaagcttaactagtgaaaataaaaacaagatacaaaaagataaaattgcagaatctggagaaaataacttcgagcactcaccagcaactaaaagacttagtagccaaagcatgtgagtaccttttaccttacctccccggcaacggtgccagaaaagagcttgatgtctacgcacgcttttaTTTTTGTAgacatgtgttgcctgccaaagcccaccggcgagcagtgattaagcaacacgaagagccgggaggcttccaaggcggcagcgggccctggtccctcgacgtcgtcccgcaaatgctccggcacacgacacggcggctgcaagggcgtgccaccgacctatacccggccgggaaggtgtggattgcttcgattagttcctgcatggcagtacacgtaaacattaaatacgagccctatcggctctcgggttgccacgtggatcggctcaaagagccgatcaccccatggttcatgttggattttcaatgacatggggatcccgcttgatcacaacaaagctaaaccaatctacgacaggtttagggttttcaccgtatgatcggaacatcctacgcgtagttgagcctaatagacacgaaagataacggaaaactaaccctaaaagaggcctaaaaaccaacattacgttaattcccggaacatccctcttagggctaacaaaccatacctaacgcactaccggatcgttcaacccgtttgcagggcctaaccatacagatattaaactaatccttgaaggcaAGGagaaactataacagatcggatctactaagtcacgaacaagcaagatgctgcccttacacctagataggtgtaagggcagctagatgttgagggacggcatagctaagcagatatatgcaagaaaagcatctatgcaagccccaaaacatctacgataaatagtgctactcgccatcaacaatgcttcagtacgagcaacacaaggtaaacgaataaacgttgtgctgcctagatcgcaatgatgcgtacccgggagaaaccctcgaaagaaggggtggcgatgcgcctgatttgtgtttgttgtgaacgtgattgtcctccttttctgataaccctagatacatatttatagtccaagggactttctaatttggacgtgcacctaaccgtgcacgagttaaactctatcttttaatctaaactacaatgcgatctactatattacagatacacgggcaatcaagcccaaactcttcgcgcaaggccgcttcaaagatgcttcacgtgtatgtccttcaagcccatcttcacttacggcccatctcctgatttggccaaaatccggtgataacacatgcccccctggttttggtaatgataatttcaaaaccactctgtttttccttcaaggggtcatgtcgtggcagagcagaaccgtcgcagtattctccatcatgacgtcttgccttctcaccttctctgcacgatttgacaactttggcaccacatccttggAAACTGTccgagcattaaatctccactatgtcttgttttatttaaccgcatcgaacaattCACCTCTTCTTCCCCCTGCTCCAAACCAGCCATCGGCCAAAAAATCCTCCTCCACTgtaaccatgtcttcctcttcctcctcccaatCCTTTTCCTCGAGTGAGCTGGAGCCAGAGGTCAGCCAGATGGAAgcgtacaataggcgcgctcccaagcattgggacgagcAAGAGTTCGACTTCGACTTCGTACCAGAGGGTCGAcccgaggacctcgtctggtcggatggcgacatgcccctgactgacggggaagatgacctccgattcctgatcgacggagaactggaggcggagagtgacgacgacgaccctcccttccggggtaaattcacctcctccaccaaagaagaagaagaagaagacgaggacgatgaagacaaagacatctcctccgacacgaagaaggaaccagaggacgatacctcctccgatgaaccgccgccaaagcgcatccgtggctgggcctgGTCCGATGAGGAggccgatgatgaagaggaagaaacctccgctgaaggtcacagtagcagcgacgaggaattcgtCGACAGTAGCAATGACGGTagctaccccagcgacggcgaagacggcaacaacccttagagtagggatttacTAGCATAAGACTAGCAGTAGCAATTTGTTCCCCTTTTGTTGAGCAATCAGCTTTTTCCTTGCAAGAAATCCcctttttaatcaatgaagatgaaTAGATTCTTCCAATTCAATTTCCAATCATCGGAGTTCAGACTTTGCCATTTTCTGATTGTCAAAGGTGGTCAACGCCTTAATGAGACGATGGCAACACATCAGCCTTCCTGGATAAACTCGCGAGACGGGTAAATTCAGTTATCCTTCAAATAATAACCCGCAACCCTTGCCCCAATTCCGATTCTAAAATCGGCAAACCTTAACCATTCCAAAACACCAGGACAACATTGAACAAACTTCCAAGCAACcgcctgaaaattttgaaaatttggtCCCCTTCTGGTCAGGCAACTTGCCGATGACGACGGCCCTTGGCAGTTTTACTAATGATCCT contains:
- the LOC124668246 gene encoding protein H2A.6-like; this encodes MAGRKGGDRKKSVTRSVKAGLQFPVGRIGRFLKKGRYAQRVGSGAPVYLAAVLEYLAAEVLELAGNAAKDNKKSRIVPRHLLLAIRNDQELGKLLAGVTIAHGGVLPNIHSVLLPKKAAEKAEKAEKSPKSPKKKTAVKTPKKA